One Glycine max cultivar Williams 82 chromosome 8, Glycine_max_v4.0, whole genome shotgun sequence genomic window, CTGGATGTTATGCCCCGCCCACACCCTTCCATTCAAGATACTGAATATTCTGTCTGCAACATCTTCAAAAGATGGTGCATTTTCAACAGCTTTACGAGTTATTCCATCACTTCTGCTGGATTTCACTGACACCACAGATAGGTCTTTGGGTCTTATCAGCGTGGTGTAGCTCTCAATCTCGGTGAGTTTGTGGGGTGTGACCACAATTGCACCAAACTCCAGAACCCAGAAACGCTCTCCACCCTTTTTGGGCACTGTAGTTTCCAAATCAAAGAAAACGATCTCGGGTGCTTGTTGTTCATTGCATGAATAAGAGACGTCCATGATCACAaggcttttgttttcttttgtctcTCTCCAACTTGATTTCCTATGTTTACTAATTACTATATATAGATGAAGTTTAGATGGGAAAGTGGTACTTTTGGAATAGAAAAGTGCATGCAGAGGAAACCCAATTCTTGTGTGTAAAGGTTGATTGTCTCCAGGTTGAAGTCACTATGCAAGATTCATGAAGGGGAATTGGAGCTCCTTAGTTTCTTGAGAATGTTAAACTTTGGTGTAGATGGGAATATTTAGTGAAGATTTCTTTCCTTCTTACCTTCCTTCCCTCCCACGCTCTTTGTATTTGTATGTGTTGTTGCATTGCCTTTCCAACAGGAAACTTCTAATGAGACCCTAACCTCACGTCCTTACCTATTGGAAAACTTGCGGTTGTGGGGCAGGTCAAGCAATCTCCTCCTACATTGGGATTGATTCTATGCCGAAGCAAGCATATCATATGCCGCAAAttgtatcaattaattaattatccatGTATTTGTTCCCAACGGGTTAGCATTTTGGTTTGGGAATTGCTATGCGCACCCAGCAAACTGCTTGTATACCcaatacattttcatttttttaaaattaccccTGGAAAACTTATGGATTTGTAACCCGTAAACTTGTGAATTCGTAATCCGCACgcttacggattgtcaatccgtatgttCATACGAATTGTCGTGCGTATGGATCGACAGTCTATATGTTCATACAGATTGATAATTTGTATGTTCACGTTATTAACACGATGTTCTAACAAATTGAACTAATAagccaattatgttataaaataattaatgttgttatatataacaataaaatttataatgtatatttaatgtacatgtaaatttacataataatttttgtgataattaatttttttctaatatatttaatgcaccaaaattaattgttacaaaatttattatataaatttacatgtacgttaaatatacattagaaattttagtgttgtacatagcgacattaattattttataacataattagcaTATTAGTTTAGTTAATTAGAGCGTCATGTTAATAACCTGagctattaattttaaattaatttgtaaaacatttttcaacaaaaaataaaataaaaattcctaTGCGATCCTTATGGGCCAATCCGTATCCATACGGGTTGTGAATCCGTAATGGGTCCATACATATTATGGATATGTAAATTTGCTAGgggtaattttaaaaataacaaaaaatgttaGGTGTACAAGAAAAAAGGTTGGGTGCGCAAagcaattatttttgtttttctaaatatattataatttgagcGTACGCTTACAAGCCCAACTGGTCTCCCTCGATACCcaggaaaaaacaaaagaattgaAGGCCTAAACATCTTATAGGGCTTACAACTTAATGGAAGTTTTGCTTCCGAGGCCCGACTTAAGGGGTGCACTTCTTTGACCAAAAGGGGGAGGGAGGGGGTGTACTTTATTGTTTCGTTAGGTCAGTTTTGATTCTGTATGAAATTAGAAACGCACCACTTTTCACAATTTACATCTCCTgacaaagcaaaaaagaaaaaaagaaacaaagatgGAGTCGCCACAAATTCAATCTCCTAAAACGAAACATGAAATTTACCATTGGCTAGAGTTATCAATGCTTCTTTGGTTGTGGCTAATTCAAATATTCCACAAGTGCTAGCTAATGCCCGAGAAAATTATCCCTATTCAGTATGTTTGGATAGATAATTTTAACTgcagaaaataatttatgagaaaatttaaatttctgtaatctagaattcattatttagatgtttttttgtgaagaatttaaaattttggaatttaaaacagaattttaaacaactaaaaatctgaaatttcaatttccttataaaaaatgagaaattgaaattctcttcttcgAGTCTTCTTCAAGAGAGATTGTAACTAATACATCAATcacatcttttcttttttttcattcattttttttcaccctcataattttaactttttttattcaaacacaattttgaaaataaaaaaattttaattgaagtatttgaaattcttagaattttaaattctcaaaattttaaattccttcatccaaacacactcttaatgGAATTTACTTCAAAAATTACCACACCCTTTTCAGATTGTAGCCATTGAACGCCAGTTTATTTGCTTCCCCTTCGCTTCGAGACATATGTTACATAAAAGGAGGACAATTTTgttgttataattttaaaccATTAAAGACAGTTGTATCACTTCATTTTATGGAAGAATATCCAAAGCCTAATATTTTCAGAATAAACAGATTACACATtgccaaaattaaaataaaaataaaatacacccATTACAACAAAACAGCAATATTAAACAAGTGCAGCAGAGCTCAGCGGGATAAGTGCTCTCTTAACTCTTTCTACAGCTGCCTGTAGGGTAGTAAGGGATTCTGCATAAGAGATGCGGATGCAAGTGTCATCTCCAAATGCACTCCCTGGCACCAGGGCTACCTGTAAGCCAAAATGGCAAAAGACAATGTTATGAGACATTAAAAGTTCAACTATACGATGTTTCTTTCCCCTCTTTTTCAACTTTGTATACATATAAGCTTAACTTTCAGTCTCAGTTATTGGGTAATACTTCAAAAAAATGAGAACATACTTGTTGTTTTAGCCTTTTGCTAATAACAGTAATTCTATAGTTCTCTCTCGACTATTTTATAGGGAATACGTTAAAATAAAAGACCATTTGAAAATTTCCTGCTCATCAAATATCACTGTTAGAGAAGTCTTTAAAGCCATTAAATGAGTATACCTGGCCCACATCCAGTAGATATCGACAGAGGGACTCAGAATCCTCAATTTTACCGAATCCTTCAGCTTCTCTTCCATAATAGAAGCTGAAATCAAGGAATAGATAAAATGCTCCCTGcgggtgaaaagagaaaaattatgtttgagtAGAAAAGGAGACAGGAAAAGTAAGAGACAAAACAAAAAGAGGAGAATTGTTtaaggaataaaagaaaagaattagcACCTGGGGTTCAGATATCTTGACACCATCTATTTCTCTAAAACTTTTTACCAAGAAATCCCTTCGCTCCCTAAATGCTTTCACCATGGTAGAAACTGCCTCCCCACCAGCATGGCCTAGTCCTAATGCAGCAACTGCAGCTTTCTGAGCTATACTACTGGCCCCTGAAGTGAACTAAATTCAATAAGATGCATCAGCCAGTATATACTGCATATAATATTAACTAGCAGCAATAGTCCAACTAATTCCAAATGAAGGCTAGAAAATTTCTTTGAGTTTCCTCTCAAATGCTGAATCTGTTAAACCTAAGAATCTGTAAGATGTCATGGAGGATGtagcaaaaggaaataaaaaaatgtatgatgTATACTTGTATAGGGTAAGGCTTACGAAAGTGGCCAATAAAAAATGTAGCATACCTGACTTTGGATCTTTCCACATGCTGCAACAAAATGTTTTGGACCAGCAATATATCCAAGCCGCCAACCAGTCATTGCAAAGGCCTATAGAAAAACAGCTCAAAAGTGTCATAATCAAATTTGGAGGCTTCCATGTGGGCAATTGAGTATAAATAAGAATGAGGAATCAACAATACATCCGGCAACTCTTAACAGAAATAGAACATTACAGACTAACCTTGGAAAATCCATTCACAGTAAGAGTTCTGTCCCACATTCCTGGTAAAGATGCAAAACTTGTGTGAGTTGCTGGTGCATAAATTATGTGTTCATAAATTTCATCGGAGAGAACCTGCATAAAACAACTACTAAGATCTTGAAAGGAAATATCATCTAGGCTGAACACATTGAAGCACTTGTGATCTTGTCATGGATGTATGACTATACCAGGAGCCTGGGGTGCTTTGCAACAATCCGGGCTATCTCTTCAAGTAATTCTTTAGGGTAGACAGATCCTGTTGGGTTAGATGGTGAACAAAGAATGAGCAGTCTCGATCTTTCAGTAATTTTGGattcaagaagtttgggatccAAAAGGAAATTATCAGATATTAAGGTTGGAAGAATCACAGGTGTCGCATCAGCCAACCTTGCCATTTCTGGGTAACTAACCCAGAATGGAGCTGGAATAATAACCTGAAATACTCATGCCATAAATGAAAGCCATTGTAGtgagcaaaaggaaaaaaaaaatggagtacTAGTATGTGATAAGCATTAAGCTGTCCAAAAACAACTCagccataattttataaatggAAATATGTGCACAGTAAGGAGTGACTATTTTATTTGTGACTTTTACCACAGCAAACATATTACCGGACCCTGAATAAATGATACATTCATAATAAAGTAGTTGAGATATTGTGGGAAATACTATTGAGATATTTCGTATAATTAGGTAAATATTGTCTATTTATGTAAATAGGGAAATTCTGCtctctttctattatttttatatatgcagCTTCATTCTAATCCTTGATTTTAATCCCTAAATTTATGAGATTGAGTCTCTCAGACTTGTATATAAACATGGTACatttatcaaagaataaaaaaagcttTCTTTAATTTCAACAAAAGTAATTATAACAGACTATCAGAGACATAAAACAAACAGCAAAAAAAGCTTTAGAAGCTGAAAAGCCAGTTGAAGAATCTTTTGAACAAACAAATGCAAGTAAATAATTTCAGACTTGAGACAGATTGAATAATGATAAAACAAGTCTGGCACCGTTGTCAATCAGAcagaaaattcaaaatcatcaaaGATTTTCGGCAAGCAAACGATAAACTAATTTGAATAATTCAAACAAGTTAGGTCAAATTAAATCATCCATTGAGACCTAGCCAATGACTACGCAGCATAACATAAGTAGTTAGTTACTCTATTGGTTATGTTTAGAGTTAGAGCATAAACTATTTTTGCTTACCTCATCTCCGGGGGAGCAAACTGCAAGCACTGCCTGAGCAATGCTCTGTTTGGCTCCGTTACTAACCACAACTTGGTCAGGAGTATAACTAATCCCATTCTCCTCTGCAATTCAAAATCCTCATCTCTTAGAAACATCCAAACGAATAACATAATTACATAAATGAAAACTCAAATCAACCTTTAAGCTTGCGACAAATCGCTTGGCGCAGTTCCATGGTTCCGGCATTGGGCGTGTACCTCGTGTAACCTTCGCGAATTGCATTAATCCCAGCCTGCAATTACAGTATTAAAGAAAGAACACGTAGTTATGAATGAAAAGGGGAATGCAGAAAGAAAACCTCAGCTATGGGAGCGGGCGTGTCGAAATCGGGCTCGCCGGCGGCGAGGCGAATGACGGGAACGCCGGCTTGGAAGAGAGCGGTGGCGTGGTCGCTGATGGCGACGGTTTTGGAAGGCTTGACGGCATTGACACGTGGACTGAGCGAAAGGTCAACGTCGAAGTCAGAGTGCGAAGAAGCCTTAACCGCAAATGCGTATGATTGTTTTCCCGCACGTGTTCTGCGAAGGTGACATGAGAAAGAGAAATTGGagggaagaagagaagagaggagAGGAGAGAACTCACTTGAGGAGGAAAGAGAGGGATCTGGAAACGTGGCGAGAGAAGGCCAGGGATTCATCACGGAGAGGGATTCGGCATGTGGCGCCGTTATATAGTGTGTTCGCCATATTGAAACTGAACAGAGGGAGATTTTGGGAGAGAAGGGGTTactgaaaaataagaaagatgagaagaagaagaagaagaagaaggaggttGAATAGCGGTAGGTAGAGGGAGTTTGGTGGGATGGGGTGGGGTGGGTTGGTGAAACTCTTCTTCACCTTCACAttcatttcaaatttgataatttaactCTATTGAAAAAGTTCATGGAAAAGTTTTGCTACAGttttaataatgtttaattCTTATATACTTTTATCATACAAAAATGTCAATGTCATCAATCACTTAGATATCATATCAAGTATGTATTTAACCCGACATTCACATTGTAAcacttatataatattaaagagatattaaatttaattaatttgtttgataaaaacatgagcaactttttcttttaattcaaacttttgatttttttttgcaa contains:
- the LOC100776446 gene encoding bifunctional aspartate aminotransferase and glutamate/aspartate-prephenate aminotransferase — translated: MANTLYNGATCRIPLRDESLAFSRHVSRSLSFLLKTRAGKQSYAFAVKASSHSDFDVDLSLSPRVNAVKPSKTVAISDHATALFQAGVPVIRLAAGEPDFDTPAPIAEAGINAIREGYTRYTPNAGTMELRQAICRKLKEENGISYTPDQVVVSNGAKQSIAQAVLAVCSPGDEVIIPAPFWVSYPEMARLADATPVILPTLISDNFLLDPKLLESKITERSRLLILCSPSNPTGSVYPKELLEEIARIVAKHPRLLVLSDEIYEHIIYAPATHTSFASLPGMWDRTLTVNGFSKAFAMTGWRLGYIAGPKHFVAACGKIQSQFTSGASSIAQKAAVAALGLGHAGGEAVSTMVKAFRERRDFLVKSFREIDGVKISEPQGAFYLFLDFSFYYGREAEGFGKIEDSESLCRYLLDVGQVALVPGSAFGDDTCIRISYAESLTTLQAAVERVKRALIPLSSAALV